CTGCTGCTTCTAACTCTCTCTATGAACTCCCGTCTAATGGTATTCTGAATCTCCCAAATTTTTACTTATATATTAAATCTAGCTTCAATATATACCAAACTCAACCAAATGCCAGCCTATAAGCGATAAAGATCTAGCATTAGTCGCTCAGTATTCACTATAGATAAACAGATTTATGACTTTACCTGAGTTGCTGAAATATTCATTCAGGATTCACTCCCAAGCCCTGCTTCTTCTACAGTTCTACTACAGCCTCCGTCCCCAATCAGCTTCCAATGGGATTTGGGTGCTGCAATTCCCAttcaaaaaatcacaaagatTACATCTTTTGAATAAACCTTGATCCTTGATACCGCAAAGACTCAATATCAATGCAATCACACTGCTGATCATTATAACAGTTGTGCTTAAAGAAAGCTTTAGATAACCGCTAAACTCTATTTTTTGTGTAAATAACTGTGAATTGTGTGCCTGTATCTGTAAAGATAAGGGCTCAGTATTTTGGATGTTGAAAACAGTTCTAAAGCTCACGCCTACTGATTATATGAGTAGCAATATCTCACCTGTTGACATAAATCTTTCTTAAACTATTACTCTATTTGGTTTTCCCAGTGATTAAGCTACTAAATTATCATATTGATAAAAGCAAAAGCAGCTTAATTTACTCTAGGCAGGATTATCATAAGTATAAAGTGGTAGACAAATTCAAACATTTGACTAAATCTATATCTGAGAAATAAACACCAAAGAGGGGCCTATACACTGATTCTCTTGCTCTAGCCATACAAAGCAAGTTAGGAATTGAAGAAGCTAACAATGTCTCACAAATAAGCTCAAAAATAATGCATTAAATGTTGAAAAAGAGTACAGAATCTAAAAACCATAAAGTTTACACTCTTAATCACGTCATGCCTGGATATCGAAACTCATGAAGTTTGATGAGTCCGTAATCTTTCATCTTAAGTATCTGAGATAAAACACAATGATTAGATAAGAAGATCCTTTTACTTCTGCACGTTTAAGTATTAGACAAAGGATacgatacaacaacaataatatatcgagtctaatcccacaagtggggacGACAAATGATCCAATGTAGAGATAAAATGATCAGTTTAAGCTCAAGACATTAAACTGACACTACATTTATAAGAACATTAAAACCATCCTTCAAAATTGGAACAGCAAAGCGTATGTCGACAGAAGTTATTCATTCCTCAAGCTTGTATAAATAAGTAGGAAACCACACTCTGCCAAAACTATTTCCTGAAATCTCTGTCCTGGTTGCATAAGAACATTCAGAAACTACCAAATGAAGTTCGCACCACACAAACTTCTCTTTCACCTATAGTGTCGTaagtgataattttttttttatttacctTGCCCTGACAGTACATCCTAATGTCACAAGGAAAATGAAATCAAATCTTGAAAGAATTGTTGTCTACAAGTTAATGTTATCTTGTGCTAGTCAGCAATGTAAATAGTAAGTACACCAGCACCTGCTATATTGCCAACACAAGTAGCAGAAATTTGTAAAAAAGAACATAAAAACATTTGAAAGGAATTATATAGACCTTGAGATCATCATAGCTTCCAGACAGAGGTTAGCCTCAGCGAGAACCGAGCTTCTTGAATTAAGGACTGTTCTTATTCCCGCCTTAGCAATGAAAATAGTTTGTTGCTCCAACGCTTCATGAATAGCATTCTTAGACCACCAGTAAGCATAATGCTTTCATTTAGTGGACTAAATATTGATGATTGTATTCACATATATATCTGCACAACTCATAGTGTAAGAAATTGCAAAGAAGCAAGTAATGTTGGTCAATTACCTCATCTACTGTAAAGTTGGTCGGCCCTCGAGAATCAGCCTCATTTCTTTCTTCCATTCAGGCAAATCTAATGTAAGGCTGTCTTCTAACAACGACTCTTTTGTTACCACATACAGTTCAGAAAATAGAACCCAAATGTTAGAAAGAAATCTGATAATGATACAGTACAACACTACAAACAACTTGAATTTCATTTCACTTAGTAAACTCTTACAATGTCCGTGAATTTGAAGCCTGAAAATACTGTAGATTCCCATTATACTAGTCAGCTCTGTACCATGCACTATACTTTGAAATCTAATGATAAAAGGATATTTCTTGGCAGGGGTATCCTATAACTAGATTTGACATATATTATGCCTAAACAAAACATATAGGATTTGCGTAAATAGTAGGATAAGTAGATCAATAGGATTGCGAAATTAATTTCAGAGTATCCGACTACAGTAGTCGGAAGTTTGGATGGAATTTCAGCTTTTTCAGTTTTGTGCAATCCCCGACTACTGTAGTCGTCATTTAAAAAATtcattattattataatatttatgTCCATTTCCGAAATTGCTCAATATTTTTATTAACTTTTCTTCTGACTACAATTGTCGGAACTGTAGTTGGAtaaaattaccaaaaaaaaaaaaattatacaaatttaaatttaaattttctgACTACAGTAGTAGGAGAAGTTACCGGAATTCCCACTGAAATTTTGTAGTCGGAAAATAGCGAATTTCTGGTAATTATATGCAACTTATCACAAAGATGCTCTGTTTGCCGTAATTTTAattaagaagaaaataaaatataatcaaCAAGTCATGAACTAAGATAAAATGAAATGGAAATggaataaaatgaaatgaaatggaaaTGGAATGGAACGGAACTGAGACATATAGAGAATGTGAACCTTTAAGGAATTAAAAATAacatattttgaaaaaataaaatgttACTTCGTATTGACTTTAAAAAGAACTGgggattaactaacgttaatactCCTTTAATTTCGTCCGAAGAAATTATGATTTGCAAAGATAGTAAACCACAATCTCAAACATTAAACAATACCTGTCCCAATATGATTTCTTACATGGTACGTTTTCAAGAGGGATATATCAAAGTCAACAATGGTAAAGTTTTGATCTATGATTGAATAGCCAAAGTGATAGAAAAGAACATACGCCAAGAACAtcgtttataaaaaaatattaggaaAAATACAACAACATAGTTACTTATTTGCATCTCACATATGAAAATATTTATATACAATTACATAACCAATTTAACTAAATACATCATCTTAAGTCTGACATTTACGTGTTCAGAAATATTGAATCCATTTGTTTTGTCAATGTAAGGATTGATATTCATTCGCATCACATAAACAAATGTTGCATTTATTTGAATGTCAACTACTGCTGTTTAACAATTTATTCTTATTATATACTCCACAATTTTTATTTATCGACTCTATGTACACGTGCAGGTCCACTAAAACTAGTCTCTGCTAAAACTGCAACTGAATTTATTTAAAAGAACTAGCAAATCGACCACCATCTAATTTGCGTACTTCATTCTGGCGAAACCATCACAACTTGCTTCCCAATATTGCGACCTGAGAAGAGACCAACTAGAGCACTGGGAGCACTTTCGAGACCTACGGCTATGTCTTCCGCATACTTGACGTTACCAGCCTTTATTTGTGGAATGATCATTTCCAAATATTTCGGGTAGAGATCATAGTGGTCGAAAATGATAAATCCTTGAAAGCGGATTCGTTTTGAAATGAGGTACAACAAGTTGTGGACTCCTTCAGTCTGCTCAAGGTTGTATTGCGAGATCATCCCACACGCGGCAATACGCCCACGGACTTTCATATTCACAAGAACTGCATCAAGCATCTTCCCTCCAACATTCTCAAAATAGATGTCAATTCCTTCAGGGAAGTGCCTAATACAAACCAACATTAATTTTCCAGTCACTCTAAGTTTGCATAATAGGACTGTAGGAGTACTGTTTTCTGGTGGGAAATAAGATGACTAACCTCTTCAAAGCTGCATCCAAATCCTGCTCCTCTTTGTAGTTAAAAGCTTCATCAAAACCAATCTTGCTCTTCAACAGATCAACCTTTAATATAATGAATAAAAAGAGAGAGATTAAGCTTAAATGACAACAGAGTTAAACATCTAATTAGTTTTATACAAGAATAAAGATAAGCAAGATAGGTTCAGATTGAAGAAAGGAAATACAAGGAAGTTACCTTTTGTTTGGTTCCAGCACTACCGACAACATAGCAACCGCTGATCTTTGCAAATTGGCCAACAAGCTGACCAACTGCTCCAGAAGCAGCTGAAACAAAGACAGTTTCTCCCTTCTTGGGGGAGCAAATCTCATAAAAACCAACATAAGCTGTCAGCCCAGGCATCCCTGCAAACACAATACAGTAAAATTAATAAGCTATGTACTGGAATCAGCCCTTGTGTGGGATATGTCATTAAGATATATAAGAAGTACAGTATATTTTAGTTGGTTAAAACCAAAAGCTGAAATACACAATAAAAATTGCATGCGCATGGTTTCACAAAAGGAAAAACTCATATTCGTGCTCATAACTCCTTGATGGAATAGAAAACACTATCCAGACAGACAGAGTGAAAATAGTCGTTATAAGTGTAAAACATATTATGAAATGTAGCGGGATCAATTTTCTATCATTTTTTAAGCAGAGAGGTAGCACTATGATTTGATCAGCTACTAGTTGAAACTGCTAAACGATATTATCCAGGCTAAATAGACTTGTAAAGATTATATTGAGAGAATAACGTAACTCACCAAGGATTCCTGTATAGTAGGTAAGAGGGACATCCTTATCATGAATTTTAAAGAGAGTCTGATCAGGAGCAGTTACAATACTATACTCCTCCCATCCAGTCATTCCCCAAACTAATTCACCTTTCTGGAAGTTTGAATTACCAGACTCCACAACTCTAGCCACTCCATATCCCGTGATTGGCTATATAACACAAAACAAAAGCATTATCACAAGACAAACTGTTAAGAAAAATGTCGTAAAACTTTGTAATCTGTTTCAAAAATATCAAGAAATGTTCCACGATCATAACATAGGAAGGGAGAGAGCATTTTACGTGACAAGAACAGAAAAGTTTATTCGTTTTGTTCGGAGGAGGAAGAAGAACCAATTGAACACCCTACTAAATCCATTAAAAGAACCACGACAATTAAGAATGATTTACTACCACTTATAAAGTTTACTTGGGTTAACAAATGTATATGTTAAAATCATCAGTTTTACTGAACTAATAAATCGGCAGAGAAAATTGATTTCCTATGCCATTTACCAAACACCAATTCTGATTAACAAATGGAATCAATATCATATTGGTAAAATAATCCAAACCAATCACACCCTTAAAATATTCAGTTCGCCTTTACAAAATTACTAATCATTTGCAGTAAATATAATTAACTAACAATCCCAATGCAAACAAGATCAGCGAgaaaacatttttatatttaaaagtgttattgagcctgtttggatgggcttatgcctatataagctgcaaacagcttataggctaaaaaaaataagttgggtagtctaacttattttttttggcttagctgttttagataagctaagtcaaatgggccaaattatttttttaaacttattttaagcacaaaatgactttaagctggccagccaaacactcaaaaaagctaaaaacagcttataaacaacttataagcaacttataagccaatccaaacgggctcattgaTTTGATGTTATGATTAAAAGAACATTAATATTAATCCTTTGGTGATGGAATGAAAAGTGAATAACTGAAAGTTGAGATGTGTTTTACtaactagttggtgatagtttagatAGAAAGTCTTATAACTGATTAGTCGAGGTAgggtagaaaataaaaaaaaagtgatacttgAGCTATGTTTTTTATCCTTATCTCTTTAATTAGTATTCAATTTAATATTTAGggcaaattgaaaaaaaaatcaattaatttTATCCTGATTTTGTAACTTGATGAGTATCTTGACACAAATATTTTAGTAATCTTGACAAACGCAGGGAGTAATTAATTAATAATCCCAAAGCAAACAAGAGTAGCAAGTAACAAGACAACGTTGTCTGAATAAATAATCATATGGGGTCTCATGgtaaattcaagaaaatggaacaCTTACAGAGCCAGGAGTGAAGGACTCAACATAGCTATCATCAAGTTTACTCATGCGGCCACGCATGTAAGGGTCACATGACAAATAAAGATTCTTCAAAATCACAGCATTAGAACCTTCTTGAACGTTCAGTTTAATGGTGGTATTCTTGAAATCCATATCTGATTCTTTAGGGTAACCAGTGACATAGTGTTTTAGAATTACTTGTTTGTTGCTCACTTCTTTTGCCATTTCTCGTATCTAATTCTGTGTTTAATTTGAATGAATTAAAGGGTTGTCCTAGAAGTGCGTGTAGGAGGTGATGTATACATAAAGAAAGAGATAGAACGATCAAGAAGAGTAAAAGTAGAAGGATCAAGAAGAGTAAAGGATAACTGATGGCGCAGGCTTTCTTGGAAGAGAATTGTGTTTGAACTTTGATTCTCTGTTCGGTTGGATAATGATGTAGGTGTTTTCGGCCAGAAACAAGGTTTTTCCTATCATATTTCGTGAGAATTTTGTGTTttaaaacataattttttttactCATTTTCATCGAATTAGCTCATTGGAAAAATATATGGTGTAAAATAAGTTTCCATCGAAATGCTgaaaaatttcataatttttttacGTGAAAATACTACTATTAAGGTTTTCtcaccgacattcagtgggaaatagcCCCTAAAACTTTTCGATGGGAAAATAGATACTACTTTTTAGTAGTTTCACCAGATATGACAAACGAAATAAAAGAATGGCATGTGGTGTGTGTGCGGAgatcttagtagctcagttgattGGCTACCTGAATTTTCACCTTATGAGTGAGGATTCGATTCCCAACATTATAATGGGCGGGTTGCGAGTTTAAACCAGAAAAAGAGCTAAAAAATTAAGCTCTTATTAGCTAAATCCAAAACctctattttgttttgttttatgttTTATTTGCCTGGAGACCGGAGAGTGAGGCTCCTAAATTAGCACCAAATTAACACATTCTCACACTCATTTCTACTgttatagaagagtgggttggATCGTCGTCCactcactcttctataatagttaaTTAAAGAAAATTGCAGGTGGGTCCACATgaagacaattgcaaaaaataaaaaataaggtgagGTCCCGTGAAGAAATAggagataattttttttaaaaaaaggtggGGTCTTCGTGAAGAAGTACGAGACAATTGCAAAAAcaaaaggacatttaaataatgataataagtccAGAAAATGGTACAGGTAcgtttagagaaaatttaaagaagagaaattcaggaaaaaaaaataacgatttaaattgaacataaaaatcgctaaagaagtcataaaaccaaaagatttaaaacttatacctttgggtacctttgggtaaggataaaaatgcactaattttagacacacacgtctcacacaaataatgaggaataatatcaagaagacgaaatataaaaggtcaagaaacgtatacacatattttcttaaaatgatgaagttggtctatacttaaaaatttaagattacaacagatgctaacacatgaaagcgcttttcagtgttgttgagtagaaagagatgatggcatgaGACTCGataggagaaggtgtatttcaaatctttcaattggaaaACCAtaccaggaaagtcatatatggaagaagcggactaagtaaaataatttattgatattttcaattagtTGAATtttaatactttctataataaaaatttcataattatattactaaaaggtactctctctgtcctaatttatgtgacatgtttgactaggcacgaagtttaaaaaagaaaggaaagatctttgaaacttgcggtctaaaataagtcatagatatttgtgtcgatttaaatcatttcattaaaggtaaaaggggaagtttcaagttaaatgatttctaaacataaaaatatatcattcttttttagacagattaaaaagaaaagtgtgatACTATTTTTTGTGCTAGCAcgggctttcatcatctagtTAATTTATATAATAGAAGTACTAAAAATACCAATAAATGAATTGGAAACAAAATTATGTTCAgccaaaattggtttttctttgaTAATTGTCTCCTTAAAAAGACCAATCAAAATTTCTAGGCATGCAAATCCTGCGACTCTTGATGATCATGCTcaaatcaaaaagaaaaagaaaaagaagaagaagaagacagtaATATTTATATTAAAATTGTAATTAATCACTTTAGGCCTAAATTGATGCCCAACCAGGGACGGAGCCACCTTGGCTTGAGGGGTGTCGAGCGACACCCTTTCGccggaaaattacattgtatatataggTGAAATTTTGGTTTTATAGGTATGTATGCTAGTATTAACACCCCTTAACACAAGTTGAAGGCTTAGCGTAGCGGTTAAGGGGTTGCAAACCTAGGTCACGACATTTCTATATTTTTTGACACCCCTTAATATGAATCCTGACTCCGCCACTACGCCCAACAAccactttttccttttctttacaAAATTTGTAACTCAAACATGGATGGGAATGTTATTCCTCAAAATGATTTCGAATACTAACATTTTTACGCTATcagatatctatatatataataaagctaggGAGCGAAAAAGTGAGGTGGCACATCTCTTTGGCCAAGAAacacaactattttttttttctcctttttttgacgtTTTTTCAGTTATTTCCAATTGAATATATGTTTTACACGTTGGCAACTCtcccttctctctagaaacatCGATACACTATCAAGCTCTCTTACCCATGCTCTCGGCGTACGTTAGTTGAACGACACAGGAAGTGATAGCAATGGCGAAAG
The sequence above is a segment of the Lycium barbarum isolate Lr01 chromosome 6, ASM1917538v2, whole genome shotgun sequence genome. Coding sequences within it:
- the LOC132644993 gene encoding 2-alkenal reductase (NADP(+)-dependent)-like translates to MAKEVSNKQVILKHYVTGYPKESDMDFKNTTIKLNVQEGSNAVILKNLYLSCDPYMRGRMSKLDDSYVESFTPGSPITGYGVARVVESGNSNFQKGELVWGMTGWEEYSIVTAPDQTLFKIHDKDVPLTYYTGILGMPGLTAYVGFYEICSPKKGETVFVSAASGAVGQLVGQFAKISGCYVVGSAGTKQKVDLLKSKIGFDEAFNYKEEQDLDAALKRHFPEGIDIYFENVGGKMLDAVLVNMKVRGRIAACGMISQYNLEQTEGVHNLLYLISKRIRFQGFIIFDHYDLYPKYLEMIIPQIKAGNVKYAEDIAVGLESAPSALVGLFSGRNIGKQVVMVSPE